One Ignavibacterium sp. DNA segment encodes these proteins:
- a CDS encoding T9SS type A sorting domain-containing protein, with translation MKKLFLLLFIFISIIYSQPSFNNKLVADWEGNWWSGNVNMGSWFPSFEDLATFSIDDYSWGEIRSIYQISLGTSIDIEAQIINSSGGVNYDAAFFGIGDGWANYEGNNYGIVFRNGIVNYFEDNGNQNMTFKDTIGTYVSGEMINFTLTFNNDGTLTVQGNNFSGTFTPTTVIQNAKWIIASKDSRQSQGFYLKSIDGIQIITTADWEGNWWSGNVNMGSWFPSFEDLATFSIDDYSWGEIRSIYQISLGTSIDIEAQIINSSGGVNYDAAFFGIGDGWANYEGNNYGIVFRNGIVNYFEDNGNQNMTFKDTIGTYVSGEMINFTLTFNNDGTLTVQGNNFSGTFTPTTVIQNAKWIIASKDSRQSQGFYLKSIDGIQITTIANEIGDLTIKNYSLSQNYPNPFNPITKIKYAVPQLTKVQISVFDFLGREVVTLVNQDQSTGNYTIDFDASYLSSGIYFYQLKAGGFIETKKMLLLK, from the coding sequence ATGAAAAAATTATTCTTACTTTTGTTTATTTTTATCTCAATTATTTATTCACAACCAAGTTTCAATAATAAACTTGTAGCAGATTGGGAAGGTAATTGGTGGAGTGGAAATGTGAATATGGGCTCTTGGTTTCCTAGTTTTGAAGATCTAGCTACATTTAGCATTGATGATTATTCTTGGGGAGAAATCCGATCTATTTATCAAATTTCACTAGGAACATCAATTGATATTGAGGCACAAATTATAAATAGTTCGGGTGGTGTTAACTATGATGCTGCATTTTTTGGGATAGGAGATGGCTGGGCTAATTACGAAGGCAACAACTACGGTATAGTTTTTAGAAATGGCATTGTTAATTACTTTGAAGATAATGGTAATCAAAATATGACATTTAAAGATACTATAGGAACTTATGTAAGTGGAGAAATGATAAATTTTACACTAACGTTTAATAATGATGGAACTTTAACTGTGCAAGGAAACAACTTTTCTGGTACATTTACGCCTACTACTGTCATTCAGAATGCAAAATGGATTATAGCATCAAAAGATAGTAGACAAAGTCAAGGTTTTTACCTTAAATCTATTGATGGAATACAAATTATAACTACAGCAGATTGGGAAGGTAATTGGTGGAGTGGAAATGTGAATATGGGCTCTTGGTTTCCTAGTTTTGAAGATCTAGCTACATTTAGCATTGATGATTATTCTTGGGGAGAAATCCGATCTATTTATCAAATTTCACTAGGAACATCAATTGATATTGAGGCACAAATTATAAATAGTTCGGGTGGTGTTAACTATGATGCTGCATTTTTTGGGATAGGAGATGGCTGGGCTAATTACGAAGGCAACAACTACGGTATAGTTTTTAGAAATGGCATTGTTAATTACTTTGAAGATAATGGTAATCAAAATATGACATTTAAAGATACTATAGGAACTTATGTAAGTGGAGAAATGATAAATTTTACACTAACGTTTAATAATGATGGAACTTTAACTGTGCAAGGAAACAACTTTTCTGGTACATTTACGCCTACTACTGTCATTCAGAATGCAAAATGGATTATAGCATCAAAAGATAGTAGACAAAGTCAAGGTTTTTACCTTAAATCTATTGATGGAATACAAATTACTACAATCGCAAATGAAATCGGTGATTTAACTATCAAGAATTATTCATTATCTCAGAATTATCCTAACCCATTTAACCCAATAACCAAAATAAAATATGCAGTCCCACAACTCACAAAAGTACAGATAAGTGTATTTGATTTTCTAGGAAGAGAGGTTGTTACCTTAGTTAATCAAGATCAATCGACCGGCAATTATACGATCGACTTTGATGCAAGCTATCTTTCAAGCGGAATTTACTTCTACCAATTAAAAGCTGGAGGTTTTATAGAAACAAAGAAGATGCTGCTTTTAAAATAA
- a CDS encoding type II toxin-antitoxin system HicA family toxin, with protein MAKLRELNYKELTTRLKKFGFVYYRSGKGSHELWVRNSDGKAVPVPHYRGKNIRKGTVRAIIREIEVSVEEFFG; from the coding sequence TTGGCTAAACTCCGCGAATTAAACTACAAAGAATTAACCACTCGCCTGAAGAAATTTGGATTTGTTTATTACCGTTCGGGGAAAGGTTCACACGAATTGTGGGTGAGAAACTCAGATGGTAAAGCTGTTCCTGTACCACATTATAGAGGTAAAAATATCAGGAAAGGAACCGTGAGAGCCATCATAAGAGAAATTGAGGTATCGGTAGAAGAATTTTTTGGTTAG
- a CDS encoding LamG-like jellyroll fold domain-containing protein translates to MVKLFTVLIFAIFFTNIIIAQSTQGLVAYYPFNGNANDYSGNGNNPTAIYGVTYVAGQLDTAAKFTSMSYLNVPDNNSFDFSNATGVTLATWIRQEQNTTGIILLKIGEGGYLDDEYSLQINANGSLSGSFNGPEYQQKTIITNTTLNLNTWNHIVFIWNKADSKVTFYINGVFDTTTTSNITSIQNTSTPIRIGKPLISYLNSFTGSIDDTRIYNRALSETEILELYHEGGWSGRELNTIIITNGFTGEGLIPINPIVETKWKHLRWQFAMADAVSDNRDIYLIRKGNVYPIEATFSQFAAIYSNSTIDYLIDNYVVSRAINPDKDNVFIFDWTLESAINVHGFAEAAGDVLAATLVNLANDYSFLLKHLHFIGHSRGCVVNSEAIQRLIYWAANGILPSEVNLDPEIHMTTLDPHPAGHWRGFLVPMDDDRVNSFNIGVAGWKSGSYLTKYIDNYFETHFHLWQNPFKGLDYFPGLNTTSPSKTDLTTKLPIDDAHGLVHTWYFGTINTIANEDEFGEGPNIPRTEWYNSNLGTTEGFFRSRNRLGNLSDIYSLTENLKDVTEDTKLSNTSSIFNGNFSKSFYSKEPGWSYQGGETPQVTLIGGNISAILTKSSPVLIHNFLYFPDDVEYIWFRTRTIFPTSDVIVKVYISDQFITSFQLNSPDLNFVWKKFAIPSALKGRTNTIKFELENSVPLSTQVLLDDIGFYAMREIISSVACPVDFHIYDNLGNHTGPINDSTYVEEIPGSQYYVYEDSTGEKIKTVYLEPLDGTNEYTFVIESQDTTSYFSYVIEDYSDTSRGTITFEYDSIAIEPNTVATCTLNTNVQTPTLEVDIDGDGTPDTTYAPNVITGIEDDQRNNNIISIPKEYSLSQNFPNPFNPSTKISWQSPVSGQQTLKVYDVLGNEIATLVNEYRNAGKYEIEFDGKNLASGIYFYQIKAGEFIDTKKMLLLK, encoded by the coding sequence ATGGTTAAACTATTTACTGTTTTAATTTTTGCAATATTTTTTACAAATATCATAATTGCTCAATCCACTCAAGGTTTAGTTGCATATTATCCGTTTAATGGTAATGCCAATGATTATAGTGGTAATGGGAATAATCCGACAGCCATATACGGTGTAACTTATGTTGCTGGTCAATTAGATACCGCCGCTAAATTCACATCAATGAGTTATTTAAACGTACCTGATAATAATTCTTTCGATTTTTCAAATGCAACAGGCGTAACTTTGGCAACATGGATTAGACAAGAACAGAATACTACAGGAATAATATTATTAAAGATTGGTGAGGGTGGCTACCTGGATGATGAATATAGTTTGCAAATAAACGCGAATGGGAGTTTAAGCGGATCCTTTAATGGACCAGAGTATCAACAAAAAACAATTATAACTAATACTACTTTAAACTTAAACACTTGGAATCACATTGTATTTATCTGGAATAAAGCGGATAGTAAAGTAACTTTTTATATTAATGGTGTTTTCGATACAACAACGACCTCAAACATAACCTCAATTCAGAATACTAGTACACCAATTAGAATTGGAAAACCATTAATTTCATATTTGAATTCCTTTACTGGCTCAATAGATGATACTAGGATTTACAACCGTGCATTAAGTGAAACGGAAATTCTCGAGTTGTATCACGAAGGTGGATGGAGCGGTAGAGAATTAAATACGATCATAATTACAAACGGTTTTACGGGAGAGGGGCTGATTCCTATAAATCCAATAGTTGAAACTAAATGGAAACACCTCCGATGGCAGTTTGCAATGGCTGATGCTGTTTCAGATAACAGAGATATTTATTTAATCAGAAAAGGAAATGTTTATCCCATTGAAGCAACTTTCTCACAATTTGCTGCCATATATAGTAATAGTACAATAGATTACCTTATAGACAATTATGTGGTCTCGAGAGCTATTAATCCAGATAAAGATAATGTTTTTATTTTTGATTGGACGTTAGAGTCGGCAATAAATGTACACGGTTTCGCAGAAGCTGCAGGAGATGTTCTTGCTGCCACACTCGTAAATTTAGCAAATGATTATTCATTTCTTTTAAAGCATTTACATTTTATTGGTCATAGCAGAGGCTGTGTGGTTAATAGTGAAGCTATTCAAAGACTTATATATTGGGCAGCTAATGGAATCTTACCAAGCGAAGTAAATCTTGATCCCGAAATTCATATGACAACCTTAGACCCACATCCTGCAGGTCATTGGCGTGGTTTTTTAGTCCCTATGGATGATGACCGTGTAAATTCATTCAATATAGGAGTTGCTGGATGGAAAAGTGGTAGCTACCTGACTAAATACATCGATAATTATTTTGAAACACATTTTCATCTATGGCAGAACCCGTTTAAGGGTTTAGATTATTTCCCAGGGCTCAATACAACTTCGCCAAGTAAGACTGACCTAACAACAAAATTACCAATTGATGATGCTCATGGCCTTGTGCATACTTGGTATTTTGGAACCATAAATACAATAGCCAATGAAGATGAATTTGGCGAGGGACCAAATATTCCAAGAACTGAATGGTATAATTCTAACTTAGGTACAACTGAGGGTTTTTTTCGTTCAAGAAATCGGCTTGGAAATTTGAGTGATATATATTCTCTTACAGAGAATTTGAAAGATGTAACTGAAGATACTAAGCTTTCAAATACTTCTTCGATATTTAATGGAAATTTTTCAAAATCTTTTTATTCAAAAGAACCAGGATGGAGCTATCAAGGAGGTGAGACTCCTCAGGTAACTTTGATAGGGGGAAACATTTCAGCTATCCTTACTAAATCTTCACCTGTACTGATACATAACTTTCTCTATTTTCCAGATGATGTAGAATATATCTGGTTCAGGACACGTACTATTTTTCCAACAAGTGATGTCATAGTTAAAGTATATATATCGGATCAGTTCATTACCAGTTTTCAATTAAACAGTCCTGATCTTAATTTTGTTTGGAAAAAGTTCGCCATACCTTCTGCTTTGAAGGGACGTACAAATACAATTAAATTTGAACTTGAAAATTCAGTCCCATTATCCACTCAAGTATTATTAGATGATATTGGATTCTATGCTATGAGAGAGATTATAAGTAGTGTTGCTTGTCCTGTAGATTTTCATATTTATGATAATTTGGGAAACCACACAGGACCTATTAATGATTCAACTTATGTAGAAGAAATTCCCGGCAGTCAATATTATGTTTATGAAGATAGTACTGGAGAAAAAATAAAAACTGTTTATCTTGAACCATTAGATGGAACGAACGAATATACATTTGTAATTGAATCACAAGACACAACAAGTTATTTCAGTTATGTTATTGAAGATTATTCGGATACTTCCAGAGGAACGATTACTTTTGAATATGACAGTATAGCAATTGAACCAAATACAGTCGCAACTTGCACACTAAACACTAATGTTCAAACACCCACACTTGAAGTTGATATTGATGGTGATGGAACTCCTGATACAACTTATGCTCCTAATGTTATTACTGGAATCGAAGATGATCAAAGAAATAATAATATTATCTCTATACCGAAAGAATATAGTCTTTCACAAAATTTCCCAAATCCTTTTAACCCAAGTACGAAAATAAGCTGGCAGTCTCCTGTCTCTGGTCAGCAAACACTTAAAGTTTATGATGTTTTGGGAAATGAAATTGCAACACTTGTTAATGAGTATAGAAATGCAGGAAAATATGAAATTGAGTTCGATGGAAAGAACCTCGCTTCTGGAATTTATTTCTATCAAATAAAAGCTGGAGAATTTATTGATACCAAGAAGATGCTTCTTTTAAAATAA
- a CDS encoding ATP-binding protein: protein MKYRELLDLIEEGENIQCEFKREFSTPEKIARGMIAFANTKGGFMLFGVDDDKKIVGVDSEKETAELVLTAAKNLCEPAVDVTIDYKEVNGKEIVIVSIPESDTKPHRLQDYKPELDINTAIVTIRVNDKSVLASKEMIRIFRAQTNQAALKKYVLGPIEKNVFEYINKTEKISVKELSNLVNISERRASRTLVKMVRANLLMIHTKDNGEEFFTAAV from the coding sequence ATGAAATACAGAGAACTTCTGGATTTGATTGAAGAAGGGGAGAATATTCAATGTGAATTCAAAAGAGAATTTTCAACTCCTGAAAAAATTGCCCGCGGAATGATAGCTTTTGCAAATACAAAAGGCGGTTTTATGCTGTTTGGTGTGGACGATGATAAAAAAATTGTTGGTGTTGATAGTGAAAAAGAAACTGCCGAATTAGTGCTTACTGCTGCAAAAAACCTTTGTGAACCTGCCGTAGATGTTACAATTGATTATAAGGAAGTTAATGGAAAAGAAATTGTTATCGTAAGCATTCCAGAGTCTGATACTAAACCTCACAGATTGCAGGATTACAAGCCAGAACTCGATATCAATACAGCAATAGTTACAATAAGAGTTAATGATAAGAGTGTTCTTGCAAGTAAAGAGATGATCCGGATATTTCGTGCACAAACAAATCAGGCTGCACTAAAGAAATATGTTCTTGGTCCTATTGAAAAAAATGTTTTCGAATACATTAATAAAACTGAAAAAATTTCGGTAAAAGAGTTAAGTAATCTGGTTAACATTTCTGAAAGAAGAGCTTCAAGAACTTTAGTTAAGATGGTCAGAGCAAATTTATTAATGATACACACAAAAGATAATGGCGAAGAGTTTTTTACTGCTGCGGTGTAA